A single region of the Lycium barbarum isolate Lr01 chromosome 2, ASM1917538v2, whole genome shotgun sequence genome encodes:
- the LOC132621160 gene encoding F-box protein CPR1-like, with protein MSDGFTKKLAYDVVICILLRLPVKSLLRFKCVSKTCYTLLQSSSFINLHLNHTTTVTDEFVLLKRSFKEDVNKYKTVFSFFSGDGEDYVNPFFSDIDVPHMMGDYSLIFDQLIGPCNGLIALMDGLRTVIFNPSTRNIRLLPPSPFDRPKGFHRYNKCIGFGFDSIVNDYKVIRISEFLKDDLYGNVEVEEENVEIYELGIDCWRELDYVDQELPIMHWLPCSQMFYKGTCHWIAERAILCFDMSTEIFRNMRMPDICPNFRCEPYYSLVILNESLTLICYPSVVPVIDPTEDLIEIWIMKDYDLYESWIKKCIIRDLPIEIPLAVWKDNLLLFQNRRGFLMTYNLKADDVMEFNLHGCSQSMRVTIYKENMAKIPRGSENGTQVQKF; from the coding sequence ATGTCGGATGGATTTACCAAGAAATTGGCTTATGATGTGGTAATATGTATACTTTTGAGACTTCCAGTGAAATCTCTCCTGCGATTCAAATGCGTCTCCAAAACTTGTTACACTCTCTTGCAATCATCCAGTTTTATAAATCTTCATCTCAATCACACCACAACGGTGACAGATGAATTTGTTCTCCTTAAGCGCTCTTTCAAAGAAGATGTCAACAAATATAAAACtgttttctcttttttctctGGTGATGGTGAGGATTATGTCAATCCCTTTTTTTCAGACATTGATGTTCCACATATGATGGGTGATTATAGTCTTATTTTTGATCAACTCATCGGTCCATGCAATGGTTTGATTGCTTTGATGGATGGCCTTAGAACTGTCATATTCAATCCCTCTACTAGAAATATAAGGCTTCTCCCTCCCAGCCCTTTTGATCGTCCAAAAGGATTCCATCGATACAACAAATGTATTGGGTTTGGCTTTGATTCTATTGTGAATGATTACAAGGTTATTAGAATATCTGAGTTTCTCAAGGATGATCTTTATGGAAATGTTGAAGTGGAAGAGGAAAATGTTGAAATTTATGAATTGGGTATTGATTGTTGGAGAGAATTGGATTATGTAGACCAAGAGTTACCCATCATGCATTGGCTACCTTGTTCTCAGATGTTTTACAAGGGAACTTGTCATTGGATTGCCGAAAGGGCAATTCTTTGTTTTGATATGAGCACTGAGATTTTTCGTAATATGAGAATGCCTGATATTTGTCCTAATTTTCGTTGTGAACCGTATTATAGCCTCGTCATCTTAAATGAGTCACTAACCTTGATATGTTACCCCTCTGTAGTGCCAGTAATTGATCCAACAGAAGATCTTATTGAAATATGGATAATGAAAGATTATGATCTATATGAGTCTTGGATTAAGAAATGCATAATTAGAGATCTTCCTATTGAAATCCCATTAGCAGTTTGGAAAGATAATTTATTGCTTTTTCAAAACAGAAGAGGATTTTTGATGACCTATAATCTTAAAGCCGATGATGTCATGGAATTCAATTTACACGGTTGTTCCCAAAGCATGAGAGTTACAATTTACAAGGAAAACATGGCCAAAATACCGAGAGGAAGCGAGAATGGTACACAAGTTCAGAAATTCTAG